Proteins from a genomic interval of Polaribacter sejongensis:
- the tatC gene encoding twin-arginine translocase subunit TatC, whose amino-acid sequence MAEQQKEMSFLGHLEELRWHLVRSAAAIFIIAIVLFVFQKEVYENFLLAHRKSDFITYQLFCDFFTFFKLDSSFCNVVFKDNLISLKPTQQLMNSIWSSFILGIILAFPYLLWEIWRFVAPGLTKKEVNKSRGFIFIASFLFFCGIAFSFYVIAPISIHFLYNYQITDLIQNNFTMDSHIGLVTNMLLGVSILFELPVLVYFLTKIGLVTPEFLRKYRKHALVVVLILAAIITPPDVASQVIVAIPILILYEVSIRVSKIVIKKQNKDARKGTGV is encoded by the coding sequence ATGGCAGAGCAACAAAAAGAAATGTCCTTTTTAGGTCATTTAGAAGAATTAAGATGGCACTTGGTAAGAAGTGCTGCCGCAATATTTATCATAGCAATTGTATTATTTGTGTTTCAAAAAGAAGTGTATGAAAACTTCTTATTAGCACACAGAAAATCCGATTTTATAACCTATCAACTATTTTGTGATTTTTTCACTTTTTTTAAGTTGGATAGTAGCTTTTGTAATGTTGTTTTTAAAGATAACTTAATAAGTTTAAAGCCCACCCAACAATTAATGAATTCTATTTGGTCTTCATTTATATTGGGTATTATTCTGGCTTTCCCTTATTTATTATGGGAAATTTGGCGTTTTGTTGCACCTGGATTAACAAAAAAGGAAGTAAATAAGTCTAGAGGATTTATTTTTATAGCTTCTTTTTTATTTTTCTGTGGTATCGCATTTAGTTTTTATGTAATTGCACCTATTTCTATACACTTTTTGTATAATTATCAAATTACAGATTTAATTCAGAATAACTTTACAATGGACTCTCATATAGGTTTAGTAACCAATATGTTATTAGGTGTTTCAATTTTATTTGAATTACCAGTTTTAGTTTACTTTTTAACCAAAATTGGTTTGGTAACACCAGAGTTTTTAAGAAAATATAGAAAACATGCTTTAGTAGTTGTATTAATTTTAGCAGCTATTATTACGCCACCAGATGTTGCTAGTCAAGTAATTGTAGCAATTCCAATTCTTATTTTATATGAAGTAAGTATTAGAGTTTCTAAAATAGTAATAAAAAAACAAAATAAAGATGCACGAAAAGGTACAGGAGTTTAA
- a CDS encoding carboxymuconolactone decarboxylase family protein has product MHEKVQEFNDYRQKMNDKILDSDNKVIKRIFNLDTNTFKEGHLPVKTKELLGLVASAVLRCDDCVQYHLEAAMKNGVTKEEMMETMSIATLVGGTIVIPHLRRAVEYWEMLHEKV; this is encoded by the coding sequence ATGCACGAAAAGGTACAGGAGTTTAATGACTATCGTCAGAAAATGAACGATAAAATTTTAGATTCTGATAATAAAGTAATAAAAAGAATATTCAATTTAGACACAAATACTTTTAAAGAAGGTCATTTACCTGTTAAAACAAAAGAACTTTTAGGTTTAGTGGCTTCTGCGGTTTTACGTTGTGATGATTGTGTACAATATCACTTAGAAGCCGCTATGAAAAATGGAGTTACTAAAGAAGAAATGATGGAAACGATGTCTATTGCTACCTTGGTTGGTGGTACTATTGTTATTCCGCATTTAAGAAGAGCTGTTGAGTATTGGGAAATGCTTCATGAAAAGGTTTAA
- the lptB gene encoding LPS export ABC transporter ATP-binding protein has protein sequence MILRAENIEKIYGSRKVVTGISLEVKQGEIIGLLGPNGAGKTTSFYMIVGMIKPNSGKIFLNDEEITEDAMYKRAQKGIGYLAQEASIFRKLSVEENIMSVLQFTDLSKTAQKEKLESLIEEFNIGHVRKNRGDLLSGGERRRTEIARCLASDPKFILLDEPFAGVDPIAVEDIQSIVAHLKDRNIGILITDHDVQATLAITDKTYLMYQGSILKSGTPEELAADEMVRKVYLGKDFELKKRKIF, from the coding sequence ATGATTTTAAGAGCAGAAAACATAGAGAAAATCTACGGAAGTAGAAAAGTTGTTACCGGAATTTCTTTAGAGGTAAAACAAGGTGAAATTATCGGACTTTTAGGTCCTAATGGAGCCGGAAAAACAACTTCTTTCTATATGATTGTTGGGATGATAAAACCAAATTCGGGTAAAATTTTCTTAAATGATGAAGAAATTACTGAAGATGCCATGTACAAACGTGCTCAAAAAGGGATTGGTTATCTAGCACAAGAAGCTTCTATTTTTAGAAAATTGTCTGTTGAAGAAAATATTATGTCTGTTTTACAATTTACAGATTTATCAAAAACAGCACAAAAAGAAAAATTAGAGTCTTTAATTGAAGAGTTTAATATTGGTCATGTTCGTAAAAACAGAGGAGACTTATTATCTGGTGGAGAAAGACGTAGAACAGAAATTGCACGTTGCTTAGCTTCCGATCCAAAATTTATTCTATTAGATGAACCATTTGCTGGTGTAGACCCTATTGCTGTAGAAGACATACAAAGCATTGTGGCTCATTTAAAAGATAGAAACATCGGTATTTTAATTACAGATCATGATGTACAAGCAACTTTAGCGATTACAGATAAAACCTATTTAATGTACCAAGGAAGTATTCTAAAAAGTGGAACTCCAGAAGAATTGGCAGCAGATGAAATGGTTAGAAAAGTATATTTAGGTAAAGACTTCGAATTGAAAAAGAGGAAGATTTTTTAA
- a CDS encoding CDP-alcohol phosphatidyltransferase family protein, translating into MNLKKHIPNLITLGNLFCGTIATIFAVEGDFVFAGLFVLLGILFDFFDGFAARLLNVSGELGKQLDSLADMVTSGVVPGIIVYKLLVENTSGLYDFNEFNYLPFVGLLLTLGACYRLAKFNIDTRQSDSFIGLPTPAMSLFIISLPLIQEYSTVEFAQNLIGNNYFLIAITLLLTYLMNAELPLFSLKFKEYSIKKNMVKYLFLLVSLLLIIFLQYISIPLIIIFYVVLSVISNFRKKETV; encoded by the coding sequence ATGAATTTAAAAAAACACATTCCTAATTTAATAACGCTTGGTAATCTTTTTTGTGGAACAATTGCAACAATTTTTGCTGTTGAAGGAGATTTTGTTTTTGCTGGTTTATTTGTTCTTTTAGGTATTCTATTTGACTTTTTTGATGGTTTTGCCGCTCGATTGTTAAATGTTTCTGGTGAGTTAGGTAAACAACTAGATTCTTTGGCAGATATGGTTACAAGTGGTGTTGTACCCGGAATTATTGTTTACAAACTATTAGTAGAAAACACTTCTGGTTTATATGATTTTAACGAATTCAATTATTTGCCTTTTGTAGGTTTACTTTTAACTTTAGGAGCTTGTTATAGATTGGCTAAATTTAATATTGATACGAGGCAATCAGATTCCTTTATAGGTTTACCAACGCCTGCAATGAGTTTGTTTATCATTTCTTTGCCTTTAATTCAAGAATATTCTACAGTAGAATTTGCTCAAAATTTAATAGGAAATAATTATTTTTTAATTGCAATTACTTTATTATTAACATATTTAATGAATGCAGAATTGCCTTTATTCTCTTTAAAATTTAAGGAGTATTCTATTAAGAAGAATATGGTAAAGTATTTGTTTCTACTAGTTTCTTTATTGTTGATTATCTTCTTACAGTATATTTCAATTCCGTTGATTATTATATTTTACGTAGTTTTATCCGTAATTAGTAATTTTAGAAAAAAAGAAACAGTTTAA
- a CDS encoding YheT family hydrolase, translating into MPVLTSDFTPTFLFKSGHLNTIYRSVFSKESCNYKRKRISTWDKDFIDLDFSLVGSKTLVLLIHGLEGSSQSKYIVSTTKHLNQKGLDTVCFNLRGCSGDDNLLLGTYHSGKTEDVDFVVKHLIENYNYDNIILVGFSLGGNLTLKYIGEQSENISPKIKGGIAISVPIDIASGEYELEKLKNKIYLERFLKTMKTKILDKAAKFPEFNLDKDQLAKATRFKHLESLYTVPVFGFESPEDYWEKASAKPYLSKIEIPTLLINSKDDTFLSDKCFPIDEAKNSKNFFFETTSYGGHCGFISSFYNAKNNWLELRIERFIRQNIQINLL; encoded by the coding sequence ATGCCTGTATTAACCTCCGACTTCACTCCTACTTTCCTTTTTAAAAGTGGTCATTTAAATACTATTTATAGATCTGTTTTCTCAAAAGAATCCTGTAACTATAAAAGAAAAAGAATTTCTACATGGGATAAAGATTTTATTGATTTAGACTTTTCTCTAGTTGGTTCTAAAACCTTAGTTTTATTAATTCATGGCTTAGAAGGAAGTTCTCAATCTAAATACATCGTATCTACAACGAAACACTTAAACCAAAAAGGGTTAGATACTGTGTGTTTTAATTTAAGAGGTTGTTCTGGCGATGATAATTTGCTTTTAGGCACATATCACAGTGGAAAAACAGAAGATGTAGATTTTGTTGTAAAACATCTTATAGAAAATTATAATTATGACAATATTATACTAGTTGGTTTTAGTTTAGGAGGTAATTTAACCTTAAAATATATAGGAGAGCAATCAGAAAATATATCACCTAAAATAAAGGGCGGAATTGCAATTTCTGTTCCTATTGATATTGCTTCGGGAGAATATGAATTAGAGAAATTAAAGAACAAAATCTATCTAGAGCGTTTTTTAAAAACCATGAAGACTAAAATTTTAGATAAGGCTGCAAAGTTTCCTGAATTTAATTTAGATAAAGATCAACTAGCAAAAGCTACCCGATTTAAACATTTAGAAAGTCTATATACAGTTCCTGTTTTTGGTTTTGAGAGTCCAGAAGATTATTGGGAAAAAGCAAGTGCAAAACCATACTTATCAAAAATAGAAATACCAACTTTACTAATCAACTCTAAAGATGATACTTTTTTGTCCGATAAATGTTTCCCTATAGATGAAGCAAAAAATTCTAAAAATTTCTTCTTTGAAACTACAAGTTATGGGGGACATTGTGGGTTTATCTCCTCTTTTTACAACGCTAAAAACAACTGGTTAGAACTTAGAATTGAAAGATTTATCAGGCAAAATATTCAGATAAATCTATTATAA
- a CDS encoding PorV/PorQ family protein encodes MKQKILFFILLSPLLLSAQAFRSYSNEFLTIGVDAAGLGMSKSVVATTNDVNSIYWNPAGLVGIEDYQGSLMHASYFAGIANYNHASFAMPIDKESAVGVSVIRFGVDDILNTTELIDSDGNIDYNRIQLFSSVDYAFNFAYARNLIFKDVKFGVNAKIVRRIIGDFASSYGFGFDAGIQFERNSWKFGLMARDITTTFNSWSINEDEFNKIKDAIPGENQDLPETTEITKPKLQLGVAKSWRIGRMFNLLSEVNANMRFAKTNDIFSSDVVSIDPAMGFQLDYDELVFLRAGVGNFQYITEFDNSKSLSMQPNFGVGFKYNGIKIDYALTNIGSVGNALYSNIFSITIDYSFFRP; translated from the coding sequence TTGAAACAAAAAATATTATTTTTTATACTACTTAGTCCACTTCTTTTATCTGCACAAGCATTTAGAAGTTACTCTAATGAATTTTTAACTATAGGAGTTGATGCTGCTGGACTAGGAATGAGCAAAAGTGTTGTTGCTACAACCAATGATGTGAACTCGATCTATTGGAACCCGGCAGGACTTGTAGGTATAGAAGACTATCAAGGATCTCTAATGCACGCCTCTTACTTTGCAGGAATAGCCAATTACAACCATGCAAGTTTTGCAATGCCAATAGACAAAGAAAGTGCAGTTGGAGTTTCGGTAATTCGTTTTGGTGTAGATGATATTCTAAATACCACAGAATTAATTGACAGTGATGGAAACATCGATTATAATAGAATACAACTTTTTTCTTCAGTAGATTATGCTTTTAACTTTGCGTATGCTAGAAATTTAATTTTTAAGGATGTTAAATTTGGTGTAAATGCTAAAATTGTTAGAAGAATTATTGGGGATTTTGCTTCTTCTTACGGATTTGGTTTTGATGCTGGAATTCAGTTTGAACGCAATTCTTGGAAATTTGGCTTGATGGCTAGAGACATTACCACCACTTTTAATAGTTGGTCGATTAATGAAGATGAATTTAACAAGATTAAAGACGCTATTCCTGGAGAAAATCAAGATTTACCAGAAACTACAGAAATTACCAAACCTAAATTACAATTAGGAGTAGCTAAAAGCTGGAGAATAGGCCGTATGTTTAACCTACTTTCGGAAGTAAATGCCAATATGCGTTTTGCAAAAACCAACGATATATTTTCTTCTGATGTAGTAAGTATAGACCCAGCAATGGGTTTTCAGTTAGATTATGATGAATTAGTTTTCTTAAGAGCTGGTGTTGGTAATTTTCAATACATCACAGAATTCGACAATTCGAAATCGCTTTCTATGCAACCCAATTTTGGTGTTGGTTTTAAATACAATGGCATAAAAATAGATTATGCTTTAACAAATATTGGTAGTGTTGGTAACGCATTGTATTCAAATATATTTTCAATTACTATAGATTATAGTTTTTTTAGACCTTAA
- a CDS encoding DUF4105 domain-containing protein: MNKKYFLLLFLLSIYSPLKAQLQLSEYAEVSIVTAGPGEELYEAFGHSAIRIKDPVLKLDLIYNYGMFDFNQPNFYTNFAKGNMIYSLARYDFKYFIASYRRDKRWLKEQVLNLTKQEKQHYFKFLENNALPENSNYQYDPYFDNCATKLRDITKTILGDKVIFDDNNLEKNLTFRQLTNNEIPWNSWGTFGLNLIAGTKLDEQATFEQYMYLPDYVYSSFKSATVFIKNQPQELIKNEIVLLNFKEKEAKISIFNPFLIFSLIALLGIYITYKDFKNNKRTKSLDFTLFFVTGLIGCALFFLWFFSTHSTAPNNFNLLWAFAPNVVIAFLLLKTHQPKWLKRYMQLLLLFLAIIPVLWIVEIQVFPVLIIPLLMLLAVRYYYLSKRIIDL; this comes from the coding sequence ATGAACAAAAAGTACTTTCTCTTACTATTTTTACTTTCCATATATTCACCTTTAAAAGCACAACTACAACTTTCTGAATATGCAGAAGTTAGTATTGTTACTGCAGGACCAGGAGAAGAATTATATGAAGCATTTGGACATTCTGCTATTAGAATTAAAGATCCCGTTTTAAAATTAGATTTAATTTACAATTACGGAATGTTTGATTTTAATCAGCCTAACTTTTATACAAACTTTGCAAAAGGAAATATGATTTATAGCTTAGCTCGCTATGATTTTAAATACTTTATAGCTAGTTACAGAAGAGACAAACGTTGGTTAAAAGAACAAGTATTAAATTTAACTAAGCAAGAAAAGCAACACTATTTTAAATTCTTAGAAAACAATGCTTTGCCAGAAAACAGCAACTATCAATACGATCCTTATTTTGATAATTGTGCTACCAAATTAAGAGATATTACCAAAACTATTTTAGGAGACAAAGTTATTTTTGACGATAACAACCTAGAAAAAAACCTCACATTTAGACAATTAACAAACAATGAAATTCCTTGGAACTCTTGGGGTACTTTTGGGTTAAATTTAATAGCAGGTACAAAACTAGATGAACAAGCTACTTTTGAGCAATATATGTACTTACCAGACTATGTGTATAGTTCTTTTAAAAGCGCTACTGTCTTTATTAAAAATCAACCACAAGAATTGATAAAGAATGAAATTGTACTTCTAAATTTTAAAGAAAAAGAAGCTAAGATTTCTATTTTTAATCCTTTTTTAATCTTTAGTCTTATAGCTCTATTAGGTATTTACATTACATATAAAGACTTTAAAAACAATAAAAGAACCAAATCTTTAGATTTTACCTTATTCTTTGTAACAGGTCTTATCGGTTGTGCATTGTTTTTTCTTTGGTTTTTCTCAACACACTCCACAGCTCCAAATAACTTTAACTTATTGTGGGCATTTGCTCCTAATGTAGTAATTGCTTTTCTATTATTGAAAACTCATCAACCAAAATGGTTGAAAAGATATATGCAATTATTACTATTATTTCTAGCAATAATCCCTGTTCTATGGATTGTAGAAATTCAGGTGTTCCCTGTACTTATAATCCCTCTATTAATGCTCCTTGCAGTAAGGTACTACTATTTATCAAAAAGAATTATTGACCTTTAA
- a CDS encoding exopolysaccharide biosynthesis polyprenyl glycosylphosphotransferase, whose amino-acid sequence MTPLTEKISYFNVSERKLFLRIIDVVILISSLYLASLFINFTYINFSNSIVLTKIILLVFYFLIFGQIFQLYGLGVSNNKYLTVRSLVLTVFVTTILYIFTPYFSPVLPSNRLQIIYFFLLSFIPVLLWRFIYISLIFSPKYFKSIVFIGNSERIKKLLTQVSNDSFHHVHAYLSDKKVEGIDSYIDISKTTVSSILENNVISEVIVSKRDLCDEVVNRLNKELILLFEKGVNIVSYETFYEDVNVRIPREYLDHNFYRHINFSKNNSNNFYLFGLRIVDILLSLVGSIGFLCVIPLIFIGNIIANRGPLFYTQLRVGKNGKPFRIFKLRSMVRDAEKGGAVWAKKNDIRITTFGKFLRRTRLDEMPQFFNIIKGDMSLIGPRPERPEFVKDLEDKIPFYAIRHVVRPGLTGWAQVNYPYANTIEEQETKLRYDLYYIKERSAFLDFKIFIKTFTTVLYFKGQ is encoded by the coding sequence TTGACCCCTTTGACAGAAAAAATATCATACTTTAATGTATCGGAAAGAAAGCTTTTTTTAAGAATAATAGATGTTGTAATCCTTATCTCTAGTTTATATTTAGCATCATTATTTATTAATTTTACTTATATCAACTTTTCAAATAGTATCGTTCTAACTAAAATAATACTATTAGTATTTTATTTTTTAATTTTTGGTCAAATTTTTCAACTATATGGTTTAGGAGTTTCAAATAATAAATATTTAACAGTAAGATCATTGGTATTAACTGTATTTGTAACTACTATTCTCTATATTTTTACTCCTTATTTTTCACCAGTATTACCTTCTAATAGATTGCAGATAATTTATTTTTTCTTGCTTTCTTTTATTCCTGTTTTGTTATGGAGATTCATCTATATATCTTTAATATTTTCTCCAAAGTATTTTAAATCCATTGTTTTTATAGGTAATTCAGAAAGAATTAAAAAATTATTAACTCAAGTAAGTAATGATTCTTTTCATCATGTGCATGCTTATTTGTCAGATAAAAAGGTAGAAGGGATTGATAGTTATATAGATATTTCTAAAACCACCGTATCCTCAATTTTGGAAAATAATGTGATTTCAGAGGTTATTGTATCTAAAAGAGATCTTTGTGACGAAGTAGTGAATCGTCTAAACAAAGAGCTTATTTTGTTATTTGAGAAAGGTGTAAATATTGTGAGTTATGAAACTTTTTATGAAGATGTAAATGTTAGAATTCCTAGAGAATATTTAGATCATAATTTTTATAGGCACATCAATTTCAGTAAGAATAATTCTAATAATTTTTATCTTTTTGGTTTAAGAATTGTAGATATATTACTTTCATTAGTAGGATCCATAGGTTTTTTATGTGTTATTCCATTAATTTTTATTGGTAACATTATCGCAAACAGAGGTCCTTTATTTTACACACAATTAAGAGTCGGGAAAAATGGTAAGCCTTTTAGAATTTTTAAGTTGAGGTCTATGGTTAGAGATGCTGAAAAAGGTGGAGCTGTTTGGGCTAAAAAAAATGATATTAGAATTACTACTTTCGGAAAGTTTTTAAGGCGAACTAGGCTAGATGAAATGCCTCAGTTTTTTAATATTATAAAAGGGGATATGAGTTTAATTGGTCCTAGACCAGAAAGACCAGAGTTTGTAAAAGATTTAGAAGATAAGATACCATTTTATGCAATTAGGCATGTTGTTAGACCTGGTTTAACAGGTTGGGCTCAAGTAAATTATCCGTATGCAAATACTATAGAAGAGCAAGAAACTAAATTGCGCTATGATTTGTATTATATTAAAGAGCGTAGTGCTTTTTTAGATTTCAAGATTTTTATAAAGACATTTACTACGGTCTTATACTTTAAAGGTCAATAA
- a CDS encoding glycosyltransferase family 2 protein, with protein sequence MNNLISIITPNFNSEKFITQTIESVINQSYENWEMIIVDDLSTDDSINIINSFCKSDARIKLHKLKDNCGAAVARNKAISLANGNFIAFLDSDDIWLPKKLEHQLNFMLLNNYLLSYTSYEIINEQGEKTTKIIKSKVKVDYKRMLYSNEIGCLTAMYNQDILGKFYMPNIRKRQDYGLWLKILKVEKYAFGMPEILAQYRDRSQSISNNKVEMLKWNWNLYKNIEKLSYLKSSYYTVCNIFNKLLKLI encoded by the coding sequence ATGAATAATTTAATTTCTATTATTACTCCTAATTTTAATTCTGAGAAATTTATTACACAAACAATTGAAAGTGTCATTAATCAATCCTATGAAAATTGGGAAATGATTATTGTTGATGATCTTTCTACTGATGATAGTATTAATATTATTAATTCTTTTTGTAAAAGTGATGCTAGAATTAAATTACATAAATTAAAAGACAATTGCGGAGCTGCAGTTGCTAGAAACAAAGCAATTTCTTTAGCAAATGGAAATTTTATAGCTTTTTTAGATAGTGATGATATATGGTTGCCAAAAAAACTAGAGCATCAATTAAACTTTATGTTGTTAAATAATTATTTATTAAGTTATACTTCATATGAAATAATTAATGAGCAAGGTGAAAAAACAACTAAAATTATTAAGAGTAAAGTTAAAGTAGATTATAAGAGAATGTTGTACTCTAATGAAATTGGATGTTTAACAGCTATGTATAATCAAGATATATTAGGGAAATTTTATATGCCTAATATTAGAAAAAGACAAGATTATGGCTTGTGGTTAAAGATTTTAAAAGTTGAAAAATATGCCTTTGGTATGCCAGAAATCCTTGCTCAATATAGAGATCGTAGTCAGTCAATTTCTAATAATAAAGTAGAAATGCTTAAATGGAATTGGAATTTGTACAAAAATATTGAAAAGTTGTCCTACCTCAAATCTAGTTACTATACAGTATGTAATATCTTTAATAAATTGCTTAAATTAATATAA